One genomic region from Bufo bufo chromosome 3, aBufBuf1.1, whole genome shotgun sequence encodes:
- the LAMTOR1 gene encoding ragulator complex protein LAMTOR1 — MGCCYSGESDSGKGEQGERQHLLPPNETLPNRTPNGSEPNSTNNQSARTDEQALLSRILARTAQNIIDVSAVESQGMEQHECMDRARHYSTKLVKLSSNLTLWRKVPPLPSLTAQPHQILASDPVPYADIQQVSKIAAYAFSALSQIRVDAKEDLVVQFGIP; from the exons ATGGGCTGCTGCTACAGCGGGGAGTCGGACAGCGGCAAGGGG GAACAGGGAGAGAGGCAACACTTGTTACCCCCCAATGAGACCCTTCCCAACAGGACACCAAATGGATCGGAACCCAACTCTACAAATAACCAGTCTGCTCGGACAGATGAGCAGGCCCTGCTGTCACGGATCCTGGCGAGGACAGCACA GAACATCATTGATGTGTCAGCCGTAGAGTCCCAGGGGATGGAGCAGCACGAATGTATGGACCGGGCGAGACACTATAG CACAAAACTAGTGAAACTCAGCAGTAACCTGACGCTGTGGAGGAAGGTGCCCCCTCTGCCCTCGCtcactgcccagccacaccaaatACTCGCCAGCGACCCGGTCCCTTATGCAGACATACAGCAG GTTTCAAAGATCGCAGCTTACGCCTTCAGTGCACTTTCTCAGATCCGCGTGGACGCCAAGGAGGATCTCGTTGTACAGTTTGGGATTCCATAG
- the LOC120996591 gene encoding leucine-rich repeat-containing protein 51-like, which produces MSKRIDNACDSGPPVDLAFKCINTMEDVLQEDPREGLKPIKRCENGRLTSQALRLNNNTLTDIHGFREIVEKLLSDPSRLCWIDLSFNDLSNIDPVLAAFRHLSVLNLHGNSISHLSEVDKLAALPDLKSLTLHGNPIETEKGYRSYILSLLPNLKSLDFSAVTKQDRVSAEVWSRMNLKGRRVKRSKKE; this is translated from the exons ATGAGTAAACGGATCGACAATGCCTGTGATTCGGGGCCCCCCGTGGACCTGGCGTTCAAGTGCATCAACACCATGGAAG ACGTGCTGCAGGAGGACCCCCGCGAGGGTCTAAAACCCATAAAACGCTGTGAGAACGGGAGGCTGACGAGCCAGGCGCTGCGGCTGAATAACAACACCCTGACCGATATCCACGGCTTCCGGGAAATAGTGGAGAAGCTGCTGAGCGACCCGTCCCGCCTCTGCTGGATAGACCTGTCCTTCAATGACCTGTCCAATATAGACCCC GTCCTCGCTGCTTTCCGTCACCTGTCTGTGCTCAACCTGCACGGGAACAGCATCAGTCACCTGAGCGAAGTGGACAAACTGGCCGCGCTGCCCGACCTGAAGAGCCTCACCCTGCACGGCAACCCCATAGAAACGGAGAAAGGCTACAG GTCCTACATCTTGTCGCTCCTGCCCAATCTCAAGTCCCTCGACTTCAGCGCCGTCACCAAACAAGATCGAGTCAGCGCCGAGGTGTGGAGCCGCATGAACCTGAAAGGCAGACGCGTGAAAAGGTCCAAGAAGGAGTGA